From Hymenobacter sedentarius, a single genomic window includes:
- a CDS encoding DUF962 domain-containing protein, whose product MSALPLTFAEFYPRYLREHSRRGTRVLHFVGTTLFLGCVVMLGITGQWGWLPAGIVAAYGFAWVGHFFVEHNRPATFQHP is encoded by the coding sequence ATGTCTGCTTTGCCGCTCACCTTTGCCGAGTTTTACCCGCGCTACTTGCGGGAGCACAGCCGGCGCGGCACCCGGGTGCTGCACTTTGTGGGCACCACGCTGTTTCTGGGCTGTGTGGTAATGCTGGGCATTACGGGTCAGTGGGGCTGGCTACCAGCGGGCATAGTGGCGGCCTACGGCTTTGCCTGGGTCGGCCATTTCTTCGTGGAGCACAACCGGCCGGCCACCTTCCAGCACCCGTAG
- a CDS encoding metal-dependent hydrolase, which translates to MRGSSHLAIGLITGVAIAGLVPGIPFSLPGIALAGFSSLAPDLDHPDSRLSKRLGFSQNYVRWAFAAGALALGAYAYLRLVPGAEQRLYYTAALAFGLIGVGMQGGSARRLALLFTGLGTVVAGLYTEQLWLSLLGTFVALAPFTSHRSWTHTIWATALWTYIGYLADQHLGWHGVALFAGSGYLSHIVADTLTKAGVRWFLPISEFSFKIPLISTGSATGNMLEIAICAGYAMLVLGLVVGHMGF; encoded by the coding sequence ATGCGCGGCTCTTCTCACCTGGCCATTGGCCTTATCACCGGCGTGGCCATTGCGGGGCTGGTGCCCGGCATCCCGTTTTCCCTGCCGGGTATTGCCCTGGCCGGTTTTTCCAGCCTCGCCCCCGACCTGGACCATCCCGACAGCCGCTTGAGCAAGCGCCTGGGCTTTAGTCAGAATTACGTGCGCTGGGCCTTCGCGGCCGGGGCATTGGCGCTGGGGGCCTATGCCTACCTGCGGCTGGTACCGGGCGCCGAGCAGCGGCTGTACTACACGGCGGCGCTGGCGTTTGGGCTCATCGGCGTGGGCATGCAGGGCGGTTCGGCGCGGCGGCTGGCGCTGCTGTTTACCGGCCTGGGCACGGTGGTGGCGGGCCTGTACACCGAACAATTGTGGCTTAGTTTACTGGGAACGTTTGTGGCGCTGGCCCCCTTCACGTCGCACCGCTCCTGGACGCACACCATCTGGGCCACGGCGCTCTGGACCTACATCGGCTACCTGGCCGACCAGCACCTCGGCTGGCACGGCGTGGCGCTGTTTGCCGGCAGCGGCTACTTGTCTCACATTGTAGCCGATACCCTTACCAAGGCCGGGGTTAGATGGTTTTTGCCTATATCCGAATTCTCCTTTAAAATTCCGCTTATCAGCACCGGGTCAGCCACCGGCAACATGCTGGAAATTGCCATTTGCGCGGGCTACGCTATGCTGGTTTTGGGCCTGGTGGTGGGCCACATGGGTTTTTAA
- a CDS encoding GNAT family N-acetyltransferase, which produces MTLSWTIKPYDELTLTELYELLRLRVEVFVVEQNCPFQDLDRQDDQAYHLLGYTEDNELAAYARLFDAGLSYEEVAIGRVAVSPAHRRHGLGQELMRQAIAYCEVLYGPQPIKIGAQQYLERFYQAFGFVQHGEGYLEDGIPHIPMVRA; this is translated from the coding sequence ATGACCCTCAGCTGGACCATTAAACCCTACGACGAACTCACCCTCACCGAGCTTTACGAGCTGCTTCGGCTCCGCGTGGAAGTTTTTGTCGTAGAGCAAAACTGCCCGTTTCAGGACCTCGACCGGCAAGACGACCAAGCCTACCACCTGCTGGGCTACACCGAGGACAATGAGCTCGCGGCGTATGCGCGCCTCTTCGACGCGGGCCTGAGCTACGAGGAGGTGGCCATTGGGCGGGTAGCCGTGTCGCCGGCCCACCGCCGCCACGGGCTAGGCCAGGAACTTATGCGCCAAGCCATTGCCTACTGCGAAGTGCTGTACGGGCCGCAGCCCATCAAAATTGGCGCGCAGCAGTACCTCGAGCGCTTTTATCAGGCCTTCGGGTTTGTGCAGCACGGCGAGGGGTATCTGGAAGACGGCATTCCGCATATCCCCATGGTGCGGGCGTAA
- a CDS encoding J domain-containing protein, whose amino-acid sequence MTHYQALELPEHATAADIRRAYRRLVLLTHPDRTPDPAAHARYLAINAAYEVLSNSNRRQAYDNALHYQAPLSATSSQTQRAQPRPGNNYSARTKSASDTANYLQYAPLGKAVCKALLIFSLLLTIDRLWITNFPHERVIKSTQFSSKKGSYCVKETENATFRGGPCFRVGELLALRRTALFGQVISLSPTTENKETPIEDYWDISFLYTTGGALFPVIMFVTALVGAWPGPAGRRQVDCAMTAGLLAVLVFWLLATS is encoded by the coding sequence ATGACGCACTACCAGGCTTTGGAGCTGCCCGAACATGCCACGGCAGCTGACATCCGGCGAGCATACCGCCGCTTGGTGCTCCTCACCCACCCCGACCGCACACCCGACCCAGCGGCACATGCCCGCTACCTGGCCATCAACGCGGCCTATGAGGTGCTGAGTAACTCGAACCGTCGGCAAGCTTACGATAATGCTTTGCATTATCAGGCGCCGTTATCCGCTACTTCTAGTCAAACGCAAAGGGCTCAACCACGCCCGGGAAATAACTATTCAGCCCGAACAAAGTCGGCTTCTGACACAGCCAATTACTTACAGTATGCTCCGCTAGGAAAAGCAGTCTGTAAAGCCCTCTTGATTTTCAGCCTGTTGCTCACCATTGACAGATTGTGGATTACCAATTTTCCGCACGAACGGGTCATAAAATCCACACAGTTTAGTAGCAAAAAAGGCTCCTATTGTGTAAAGGAAACGGAAAATGCCACCTTCCGTGGAGGGCCTTGCTTTAGAGTTGGAGAACTATTGGCACTGCGACGAACGGCGTTGTTTGGCCAAGTTATTTCGTTAAGCCCTACCACAGAAAATAAGGAGACGCCTATTGAGGACTACTGGGATATCAGTTTCCTCTACACCACAGGGGGCGCATTATTTCCTGTCATCATGTTCGTAACCGCTCTGGTTGGCGCGTGGCCCGGACCTGCTGGCAGACGCCAAGTGGATTGCGCTATGACAGCGGGCCTTCTCGCCGTATTAGTCTTCTGGCTACTGGCTACCTCCTAG
- a CDS encoding NYN domain-containing protein, which produces MNSPLIRVGVFYDGNYFLKISDYYYFQHERKARISLEGLHEYIRHQVAEEEDVDVRLAQITDAHFFRGRLSATEARDKDRLFHDRLLDDILMNLGVQTHYMALKTRDGRLQEKGIDVWLSLEALELALHKTLDVVVLIAGDSDYVPLIRKLNTVGTRVMLLNWDFKYEDFKGETRVTRASQQLLEQVTYPVAMHDVIDRGLQAQDEVVEALFVNQSEPAAFAPSTPSAPKLVRPAGPTAAGPVGTLGMSTIKNLKNGFGFVVMPPNNLFFSYADLTEGDFNDLREGDWVEFTVGRNHRDEDCARNVRKVAAPQLSDMEDEYEPVPVHAATAEL; this is translated from the coding sequence ATGAACAGCCCCTTAATTCGGGTTGGTGTCTTTTATGACGGCAACTATTTTCTAAAAATCAGCGATTATTATTATTTCCAGCACGAACGCAAGGCACGCATCAGCCTGGAAGGATTACATGAATATATCCGTCATCAAGTAGCCGAGGAAGAAGACGTCGACGTGCGCCTGGCGCAGATTACCGATGCTCACTTTTTCCGCGGCCGTCTCTCCGCTACCGAAGCCCGCGACAAGGACCGCCTGTTCCACGACCGCCTGCTCGACGACATTCTGATGAACCTGGGCGTGCAAACGCACTACATGGCCCTGAAAACCCGTGACGGCCGCCTGCAGGAAAAAGGCATCGACGTGTGGCTCTCCCTCGAAGCCCTCGAGCTGGCCCTGCACAAAACCCTGGACGTGGTGGTGCTCATCGCCGGCGACAGCGACTACGTGCCCCTCATCCGCAAGCTCAACACCGTGGGCACCCGCGTGATGCTGCTCAACTGGGATTTCAAGTACGAAGACTTCAAAGGCGAAACCCGCGTAACGCGCGCCTCGCAGCAGCTGCTCGAGCAGGTAACCTATCCGGTGGCCATGCACGACGTCATCGACCGCGGCCTGCAGGCCCAGGACGAAGTAGTGGAAGCCCTCTTCGTCAATCAGTCCGAACCCGCCGCTTTCGCGCCCAGCACGCCTTCGGCGCCCAAGCTGGTGCGGCCCGCCGGCCCCACCGCCGCCGGCCCCGTGGGTACCTTGGGCATGAGCACCATCAAGAACCTGAAAAACGGTTTTGGCTTTGTGGTGATGCCCCCTAACAACCTGTTCTTCAGCTACGCTGACCTCACCGAAGGCGACTTCAACGACTTGCGCGAAGGTGACTGGGTGGAGTTCACGGTGGGCCGCAACCACCGCGACGAAGACTGTGCCCGCAACGTGCGCAAAGTAGCCGCCCCGCAGCTCAGCGACATGGAAGATGAATACGAGCCCGTGCCCGTGCACGCCGCCACCGCCGAGCTGTAA
- a CDS encoding TerC family protein, translating into MYDFGAFAHAATWVSLLTLTFMEIVLGIDNIIFISIVVNRLPESEHARARTIGLLLALIFRIGLLLSISWIVGLRAPLFDLPFPWLDQPFGVTGRDIILMAGGLFLMYKSTTEIHTKLQGEEDEDGLGGGKKATMMSIILQIIVIDIVFSFDSILTAVGLVDNVLVMIAAVIFAMAIMLSFSGAVANFVNKNPTIKMLALSFLIMIGFMLVMEAAHKEVEKGYLYFAMAFSMIVELLNMRLRKKTKPVHLRDSKYD; encoded by the coding sequence GTGTACGATTTCGGAGCCTTTGCCCACGCCGCCACCTGGGTTAGCTTGCTTACCCTCACGTTTATGGAAATCGTGCTGGGGATTGACAACATCATCTTCATCTCCATTGTGGTGAACCGCCTGCCCGAGAGCGAGCATGCGCGGGCGCGCACCATCGGGCTGCTGCTGGCGCTGATATTTCGCATTGGCCTGCTGCTCAGCATTTCCTGGATTGTGGGGCTGCGGGCGCCCTTGTTCGACTTGCCGTTTCCGTGGCTGGACCAGCCGTTCGGCGTCACGGGGCGCGACATTATTCTGATGGCGGGCGGCCTGTTTCTGATGTACAAGAGCACCACCGAAATCCACACCAAGCTGCAGGGCGAGGAAGACGAGGACGGCTTGGGCGGTGGCAAAAAAGCCACGATGATGAGCATCATCCTGCAAATCATCGTCATCGACATCGTCTTTAGCTTCGACTCGATTCTAACCGCCGTTGGCCTGGTCGACAACGTACTGGTGATGATTGCGGCCGTAATTTTCGCCATGGCCATCATGCTCAGCTTCAGCGGTGCCGTGGCCAACTTCGTGAACAAGAACCCCACCATCAAGATGCTGGCGCTGTCGTTCCTCATCATGATTGGCTTCATGCTGGTGATGGAAGCCGCCCACAAAGAGGTGGAAAAAGGCTACCTGTACTTTGCCATGGCTTTCTCCATGATTGTTGAGCTGCTCAACATGCGGCTGCGCAAAAAGACCAAGCCCGTGCACTTGCGCGACTCGAAGTACGACTAG
- the mfd gene encoding transcription-repair coupling factor, which translates to MQVADFLRLYRLSPELQTLASRLRAAAKPDPSSVRLHLRGLVGSQDAVVAAAVAHAQHPHVFVLHDKDEAAYFLSDLQHLLPEGPEALLFPSSYKRPYQFDETENANVLMRAEALNRLNTTRAATTGNSVFIVTYPEALTEKVINRQSLVKNTFNAKVGDKLDVNFLGELLGEYDFEKTDFVYEAGQYAVRGGIVDVFSYANELPFRLELFGDEIESIRTFNPETQLSVEPRPSISIIPNVQTKMLTETREAFFEFLPRTACIWMKDVRQTLDVVTELYEKAEANFQQMLSEAGGMQIVSKPSDLFESGKNFKKLLDEFAVVEFGKRFHFKNAETFQFSAKPQPSFNKEFERMVKNLKENQLRGFTTIITADTVRQADRLRTIFDELDNNVQFQHLLLALREGFIDEQLELAVYTDHQLFERYYRAQETRKFSKKKALTLRELKTLQPGDYVTHQDYGIARFAGLTQVEINGQIQEAIRLVYRDDDLLTVSIHSLHKIAKYSGAEGAPPTMSKLGSPEWENKKKSVKKKVKDIAADLIRLYAKRKTAPGFAFSPDGFMQAELESSFIYEDTPDQAKATEDVKQDMQQPHPMDRLVCGDVGFGKTEIAIRAAFKAVADGKQAAVLVPTTILAMQHYKTFRDRLATLPVTVEYINRFKSTKQIKETLQRVAEGKTDILIGTHRLTNKDIKFKDLGLLIIDEEQKFGVKTKDKLKELKVNVDTLTLSATPIPRTLHFSLMGARDLSVIATPPPNRQPVQTELHVFDEILIRDAVSRELKRGGQVFFVHNRVKDIEEMANTILRLVPDAKITYAHGQMDGEMLEKRMMKFVEGEYDVLVSTNIIESGLDIPNANTIIINRAHLAGLSDLHQMRGRVGRSNRKAYCYLLTPPVANLPADARKRLSTLEEFSDLGAGFNVAMRDLDIRGAGNLLGGEQSGFINDLGYETYHQILDEAVQELKETEFRDLFLGDSNQRLQQAAGAGRIQECNVETDQQVLIPEKYVSNVSERLQLYAKLDRAQKPEELQKLLTSMTDRFGPLPPEVEQLADIVRLRWQACKVGFTKITLKRDTLKGFLPADDDHKAYFQGEQFGTILNYVQTHSRTANLKEKKEQLIVTFEEVRSIQQAKRVLSELGSEEAVAV; encoded by the coding sequence GTGCAAGTAGCTGATTTTCTTCGCCTCTACCGCCTTTCGCCCGAGTTGCAAACCCTGGCTTCACGCCTGCGCGCGGCCGCTAAGCCTGACCCCAGCAGCGTGCGCCTGCACCTGCGCGGCCTCGTGGGCAGCCAGGATGCGGTGGTGGCCGCTGCGGTGGCCCACGCCCAGCACCCGCACGTGTTCGTGCTGCACGACAAGGACGAGGCGGCGTATTTCCTATCGGATTTGCAGCACTTGCTGCCGGAGGGGCCCGAGGCGCTGCTGTTTCCCAGCTCCTACAAGCGCCCGTACCAGTTCGACGAGACCGAAAACGCCAACGTGCTGATGCGCGCCGAAGCCCTAAACCGGCTCAACACGACCCGCGCGGCCACCACCGGCAACAGCGTATTCATCGTGACTTACCCCGAAGCGCTGACGGAGAAAGTAATCAACCGGCAGAGCTTGGTAAAAAACACCTTCAACGCCAAGGTGGGCGACAAGCTGGACGTGAATTTCCTGGGCGAGTTGCTGGGCGAGTACGACTTCGAGAAGACGGATTTTGTGTACGAAGCGGGCCAGTACGCCGTGCGCGGCGGCATCGTGGACGTGTTCAGCTACGCCAATGAGCTGCCGTTCCGACTTGAGCTATTTGGCGATGAAATCGAGAGCATCCGCACGTTCAATCCCGAGACGCAGCTCTCGGTGGAGCCGCGGCCGAGCATCAGCATCATCCCCAACGTGCAGACCAAGATGCTGACGGAAACTCGAGAGGCGTTCTTCGAATTTCTGCCCCGCACGGCCTGCATTTGGATGAAAGACGTGCGCCAGACGCTAGATGTGGTGACAGAACTGTACGAGAAAGCCGAGGCTAACTTCCAGCAGATGCTGAGCGAGGCGGGCGGCATGCAAATCGTGAGCAAGCCCAGCGATTTGTTCGAGTCGGGCAAGAATTTCAAGAAGCTGCTCGACGAATTCGCGGTAGTGGAATTCGGCAAGCGCTTTCATTTCAAGAATGCCGAAACGTTTCAGTTCAGCGCCAAGCCGCAGCCCAGTTTCAACAAGGAATTTGAGCGGATGGTGAAGAACCTGAAGGAGAACCAGCTTCGCGGCTTCACCACCATCATCACGGCCGACACCGTGCGGCAGGCTGACCGGCTGCGCACCATCTTCGATGAGCTGGACAACAACGTGCAATTCCAGCACCTGCTGCTGGCCTTGCGCGAAGGCTTTATTGATGAGCAGCTTGAGCTGGCCGTGTATACCGACCACCAGCTGTTTGAGCGCTACTACCGGGCGCAGGAAACCCGCAAATTCTCGAAGAAGAAGGCGCTGACGCTGCGGGAGCTGAAAACGCTGCAGCCCGGCGACTACGTGACCCACCAGGACTACGGCATCGCGCGCTTCGCGGGCCTCACGCAGGTGGAAATCAACGGGCAGATTCAGGAGGCCATCCGGCTGGTGTACCGTGATGATGACCTGCTGACGGTCAGCATTCACTCGCTACACAAGATTGCCAAGTACAGCGGGGCCGAGGGCGCGCCGCCCACCATGAGCAAATTGGGCTCGCCGGAGTGGGAGAACAAGAAGAAGTCGGTTAAGAAGAAGGTCAAGGACATTGCGGCCGACCTCATCCGGCTGTACGCCAAGCGCAAGACCGCACCGGGCTTCGCTTTCTCGCCCGATGGATTTATGCAGGCGGAGCTGGAATCGAGCTTCATTTACGAGGATACGCCCGACCAGGCCAAGGCCACCGAGGACGTGAAGCAGGACATGCAGCAGCCCCACCCCATGGACCGGCTGGTGTGCGGCGACGTGGGCTTTGGCAAGACGGAAATTGCCATCCGGGCGGCTTTCAAGGCCGTGGCCGATGGCAAGCAGGCGGCCGTGCTCGTGCCCACCACCATCCTGGCCATGCAGCACTACAAGACCTTCCGCGACCGGCTGGCCACGCTGCCCGTGACGGTGGAATACATCAACCGCTTTAAGTCGACCAAGCAGATTAAGGAAACCCTGCAGCGCGTGGCCGAGGGCAAAACCGACATTCTCATCGGCACGCACCGGCTCACGAACAAGGACATCAAGTTTAAGGACCTGGGCTTGCTCATTATCGACGAAGAGCAGAAGTTTGGGGTAAAAACCAAGGACAAGCTCAAGGAGCTGAAGGTGAACGTGGACACGCTCACGCTTTCGGCCACGCCCATTCCGCGCACGCTGCATTTCTCGCTGATGGGCGCCCGCGATTTGAGCGTGATTGCCACACCGCCGCCCAACCGCCAACCGGTGCAAACGGAGCTGCACGTGTTCGACGAAATCCTGATTCGCGACGCGGTGTCGCGGGAGTTGAAGCGTGGGGGGCAGGTGTTTTTTGTGCACAACCGCGTGAAGGACATCGAAGAAATGGCCAACACCATTTTGCGCCTCGTGCCGGATGCGAAAATCACCTACGCCCACGGGCAGATGGACGGCGAGATGCTCGAGAAGCGCATGATGAAGTTCGTGGAGGGCGAGTACGACGTGCTGGTGAGCACCAACATCATCGAAAGCGGGCTCGACATTCCCAACGCCAACACAATCATCATCAACCGCGCCCACCTGGCCGGCCTCTCCGACCTGCACCAGATGCGCGGCCGCGTGGGCCGCTCCAACCGCAAGGCCTACTGCTACCTGCTCACGCCGCCGGTGGCCAACCTGCCGGCCGACGCCCGCAAGCGCTTGAGCACGCTGGAGGAGTTTTCGGACCTGGGCGCAGGCTTCAACGTGGCCATGCGCGACCTCGACATTCGCGGGGCGGGCAACCTGCTGGGCGGCGAGCAGTCGGGCTTCATCAACGACTTGGGCTACGAGACCTACCACCAAATCCTGGACGAGGCGGTGCAGGAGCTCAAGGAAACCGAGTTCCGCGACCTGTTCCTGGGCGACTCCAACCAGCGGCTACAGCAGGCCGCCGGTGCGGGCCGCATTCAGGAATGCAACGTGGAGACCGACCAGCAGGTGCTCATCCCGGAAAAGTACGTGAGCAACGTGTCGGAGCGCTTGCAGCTCTACGCCAAGCTAGACCGCGCGCAGAAGCCGGAGGAGCTGCAAAAGCTGCTCACCAGCATGACGGACCGGTTTGGCCCGCTGCCGCCCGAAGTGGAGCAACTGGCCGACATCGTGCGGCTGCGCTGGCAGGCGTGCAAGGTGGGCTTTACCAAAATCACGCTCAAGCGCGACACCCTGAAAGGCTTTCTGCCCGCCGATGACGACCACAAAGCCTACTTCCAGGGCGAGCAGTTCGGCACCATCCTGAACTACGTGCAGACCCACTCGCGCACGGCCAACCTCAAGGAGAAAAAGGAACAGCTGATTGTGACGTTTGAGGAAGTGCGCTCCATTCAGCAGGCCAAGCGTGTGCTGAGTGAATTGGGTAGCGAGGAGGCGGTGGCGGTATAA
- a CDS encoding PaaI family thioesterase: MSDTQLPTRPTPELAAMVAAYNHMNHYGRANGMALTVPAPGQAEYRMTIQEEHLSSPNTCHGGVLAGLMDAALGASALSLAFTSLEFVSTVEFKMNYLHAVHLHDVLVAKGTVDHTGKKLIVSSCVIYRVADGKQDVAVARGLGTFNRYPASKRDFAKLLMQ; the protein is encoded by the coding sequence GTGTCTGATACCCAGCTGCCCACTCGCCCTACCCCCGAGCTTGCCGCCATGGTGGCTGCTTACAACCACATGAACCACTACGGCCGCGCCAACGGCATGGCCCTGACCGTGCCGGCCCCCGGCCAGGCCGAGTACCGCATGACCATCCAAGAGGAGCACCTCTCCTCCCCTAATACCTGCCACGGCGGCGTGCTCGCCGGTCTGATGGACGCCGCCCTGGGCGCCTCGGCCCTGTCGCTGGCCTTCACCAGTCTCGAATTTGTGTCCACCGTCGAGTTCAAGATGAACTACCTGCACGCCGTGCACCTGCACGATGTATTGGTAGCTAAAGGCACGGTGGACCACACGGGCAAAAAACTCATTGTGAGCAGCTGCGTGATTTACCGCGTGGCCGACGGCAAGCAGGATGTCGCCGTAGCCCGCGGCCTGGGCACCTTTAACCGCTACCCAGCCAGCAAACGCGACTTTGCGAAGCTGTTGATGCAGTAA
- a CDS encoding GNAT family N-acetyltransferase, which produces MFQPTAVHPPRTPAEWDAYYQLRYAVLRQPWQQPPGSERVPADDEPGTIHALLLADEAAEPLVALAVGMLQPTAAHQGQVRFMAVAPQAAGTGLGRQIMTALETQAQAAGLTEIVLHSREAAVGFYQRLGYAVVEPSHTLFGVIPHFLMRKLL; this is translated from the coding sequence ATGTTCCAGCCCACCGCCGTTCATCCGCCCCGCACCCCCGCCGAGTGGGACGCCTATTACCAGCTGCGCTACGCCGTGCTGCGCCAGCCCTGGCAGCAGCCGCCCGGCTCGGAGCGCGTGCCGGCCGACGACGAACCCGGTACCATCCACGCCCTGCTGCTGGCCGATGAGGCAGCCGAGCCCCTGGTGGCCCTGGCCGTGGGCATGCTGCAGCCCACCGCGGCCCACCAGGGGCAGGTGCGGTTTATGGCCGTGGCGCCGCAGGCGGCCGGCACCGGCTTGGGCCGCCAGATAATGACCGCGCTGGAAACGCAGGCCCAGGCGGCGGGCCTCACCGAAATTGTGCTGCACTCCCGCGAAGCAGCCGTGGGCTTCTACCAGCGGCTAGGCTACGCGGTGGTGGAGCCGTCGCACACGCTGTTTGGGGTAATACCCCATTTTCTCATGCGCAAGCTGCTCTAA
- a CDS encoding YajQ family cyclic di-GMP-binding protein, which translates to MASFDIVSKVDPQTLENAVNTAQKELQTRYDLRDTKGGIELNKKENTILLSSENSMRLKALEDILLGRVVKQGIDGTSLDFSADEQASGALVKKTIKVRAGVDKEFGRKIIKAIKDAKVKVEAQMQDDQVRVSAKKIDDLQAAIAVLRKTDIGLPLQFVNMKS; encoded by the coding sequence ATGGCTTCCTTCGACATCGTGAGCAAAGTAGACCCGCAAACCTTGGAAAATGCGGTGAACACGGCCCAAAAAGAACTGCAAACCCGCTACGACCTCCGCGATACCAAAGGCGGGATTGAGCTAAATAAAAAGGAAAACACCATCCTGCTGTCGTCGGAGAATTCCATGCGCCTGAAGGCCCTGGAAGACATTCTGCTGGGCCGCGTGGTGAAGCAGGGCATCGACGGCACCAGCCTCGACTTCTCGGCCGACGAGCAGGCCAGCGGGGCGCTGGTGAAGAAAACCATCAAGGTGCGCGCTGGCGTCGACAAGGAGTTTGGCCGCAAAATCATCAAGGCCATCAAAGACGCTAAGGTGAAGGTAGAAGCCCAGATGCAGGACGACCAGGTGCGCGTTTCGGCCAAGAAAATCGACGATTTGCAAGCCGCCATCGCCGTGCTGCGCAAAACGGATATTGGGCTGCCGCTGCAGTTCGTGAACATGAAGTCCTAG
- a CDS encoding DUF6624 domain-containing protein: MKVLVLVLLLLSAAGSAAAQTRFNPVLKRELDSLYAVDQKWRSLLFDRRISRRPDSLAAALGVAKERLGQYIGRRMQQTDSANIIRVRAILKQYGYPGKSLVGEPTNEAAWYVLQHSDDIKHYLPLVKKAAQRGELPFRLYAQMLDRQLMREGKEQLYGTQAMGYSPLNPATGQRKSQPPFVWPIKNAAGVNARRQKAGFSTTVEQNAATLGIPYRVLTLKDVARMPK, encoded by the coding sequence ATGAAAGTCCTTGTTCTGGTGTTGCTGCTGCTTTCCGCGGCCGGGTCGGCCGCGGCCCAAACGCGATTCAACCCGGTGCTTAAACGCGAGTTGGACAGCCTTTACGCCGTCGACCAGAAGTGGCGCAGCCTGCTGTTTGACCGGCGCATCAGCCGCCGGCCCGACTCGCTGGCCGCGGCCCTGGGGGTGGCCAAGGAACGCCTGGGCCAGTACATCGGGCGGCGCATGCAGCAAACCGATTCGGCCAATATTATTCGCGTGCGGGCCATTCTCAAGCAGTACGGCTACCCCGGCAAGTCGCTGGTGGGCGAGCCCACCAACGAGGCCGCTTGGTACGTCCTCCAACATTCTGACGACATCAAGCACTACTTGCCCTTGGTGAAGAAAGCAGCCCAGCGCGGCGAGCTGCCCTTCCGGCTGTATGCCCAGATGCTCGACCGCCAGCTGATGCGCGAGGGCAAGGAGCAGCTGTACGGCACGCAGGCCATGGGCTATAGCCCCCTTAACCCCGCCACTGGCCAGCGCAAAAGCCAGCCGCCGTTTGTGTGGCCCATCAAGAATGCGGCCGGCGTGAATGCCCGCCGTCAGAAAGCCGGCTTCAGCACCACCGTGGAGCAGAATGCGGCCACGCTCGGCATTCCCTACCGTGTACTCACGCTGAAAGACGTAGCCCGCATGCCCAAATAA
- a CDS encoding RNA methyltransferase: MRKLTMAELNRVAVADFKSTPKSPVVLVLDNVRSMHNVGAIFRTADAFALERIWLCGITPRPPHREITKTALGSEESMAWEYAPETMAAVAGLKEAGYQVVAVEQTTGSVTLPNFQPEPGRPLALVLGNEVFGVDDAVLALCDLAVEIPQFGTKHSLNVGVAAGVVLWDALVKLGVV, encoded by the coding sequence ATGAGAAAACTCACGATGGCCGAGCTAAACCGGGTGGCGGTAGCTGACTTCAAAAGTACGCCCAAAAGCCCGGTGGTATTGGTGCTGGACAACGTGCGGAGCATGCACAACGTGGGTGCCATTTTCCGCACCGCCGACGCCTTCGCCCTGGAGAGAATATGGCTCTGCGGCATCACGCCGCGCCCGCCGCACCGCGAAATCACCAAGACGGCGCTGGGCAGCGAGGAGTCCATGGCCTGGGAATACGCCCCGGAAACCATGGCCGCCGTGGCCGGGCTGAAGGAGGCCGGCTACCAGGTAGTGGCCGTTGAGCAAACCACGGGCAGCGTCACGCTGCCCAACTTCCAACCCGAACCGGGCCGGCCACTGGCACTGGTGCTCGGCAACGAGGTTTTTGGCGTGGATGATGCCGTGCTGGCCCTCTGCGACCTGGCCGTGGAAATCCCACAGTTCGGCACCAAGCACTCGCTCAACGTGGGCGTGGCGGCCGGCGTGGTGCTCTGGGATGCGCTGGTGAAGCTGGGCGTGGTATAA